A genomic region of Zea mays cultivar B73 chromosome 6, Zm-B73-REFERENCE-NAM-5.0, whole genome shotgun sequence contains the following coding sequences:
- the LOC100136826 gene encoding phosphatidylinositol synthase 2 isoform X1: protein MPSVYLYIPNIIGYFRIIINFIAFAVCYSNKALFAVLYFFSFVLDGVDGWFARKFNQASTFGAVLDMVTDRVSTACLLALLSQFYRPGLVFLILLGLDITSHWFQMYSSFLSGKTSHKDVKHTGNWLLKLYYGYRPFMAFCCVSCEVLYIILFLFADEKSTSLLSACKGLLNQSPIIILVFISTLVGWAVKQVTNVIQMKTAADACVVYDLKRSK, encoded by the exons ATGCCATCAGTTTATCTCTACATCCCTAACATTATCG GGTATTTTAGGATCATCATAAATTTCATTGCATTTGCGGTTTGCTATTCCAACAAGGCTCTCTTTGCTGTCTTGTACTTCTTCAG CTTTGTCCTTGATGGTGTGGATGGTTGGTTTGCACGGAAGTTTAATCAAG CATCAACATTTGGAGCAGTGTTGGACATGGTTACAGATAG GGTTAGCACTGCTTGTTTATTGGCCCTTCTTTCCCAGTTTTACAG ACCTGGTTTAGTCTTCTTGATATTGCTCGGGTTGGATATTACGAGCCACTGGTTTCAGATGTACAG TTCTTTCTTGTCAGGTAAGACTAGCCACAAGGATGTAAAACACACAGGCAATTGGCTTCTGAAATTATATTATGGGTACAGGCCATTCATGGCCTTCTGCTGTGTTTCTTGTGAG GTTTTGTATATTATCCTCTTTCTCTTTGCTGATGAGAAGTCAACAAGCTTGCTTAGT GCATGCAAAGGTCTCCTGAACCAAAGCCCCATCATTATCTTGGTGTTTATTTCCACATTAGTTGGCTGGGCAGTGAAACAAGTCACCAATGTCATCCAG ATGAAAACGGCTGCGGATGCATGTGTTGTGTACGACCTGAAGCGCAGCAAATGA